GGGCAGTTTCTCAGCACCCAGCGGGTACGCCTTATCGGACCCAAGGGCGTCATGGACAATGTGGCCGTGCTGGGCCCGGCCAGGGATGTCTCACAGGTAGAGATATCCAAAACCGACGCCCGCGCCCTGGGCATAGACCCGCCCGTGCGCCAGAGCGGCGACACGGCCGGTACCCCCGGCGTCATCCTGGCCTCGGCCACGGGCATTGTGGGGCTGGAATCGGGCGTCATCGTGGCCTCGCGCCACATTCACATGCACACGGACGACGCCCGGCGCTTCGGCCTCAAAGATAAGGACATGGTGGACGTCCGCCTGGATACGGAGCGCCCCGTCATTCTGGAAAACGTCCTTGTCCGGGTAAGCCCGGACTTCAAACTCGCCATGCACATTGACGCCGACGAAGGCAACAGCGCCGGATGGAAGCCCGGCGCCACGGGCGTCATCATCGCCCGGCACAGGAGCTGAGCATGGACTTTGCCGCCGCCGACAAGCTCATTGCCGCCCTGGAGGCCACCCGCGCAAAACCGCGCAAGGTCAGCCCCACAGAGCCCCTCGCCGTAGGGGTGGACCTGGGCACCGCCTACATTGTGCTGGCCGTGACGGACAGCCGCCACCGCCCCGTGGCCTGCGCCGTGCAGAGCGCCCAGGTGGTGCGCGACGGCCTGGTGGTGGATTATACCGGCGGCCTGCGCATTGTGCGCGCCCTGACGGAGCAACTGGAAGACAGCCTGGGCCGCAAACTGGAAAAAGCGGCCATTGCCGTGCCCCCCGGCACCAGCGAACGCGACTGCGCCACCCACCGGCATGTGGTCGAGGGGGCCGGCTACGAGGTCACCGCCCTGCTGGACGAGCCTACGGCCGCCAACAACGTGCTGGGCGTGCGCGACGGGGCTATTGTGGACATTGGCGGCGGCACCACCGGCATTGCCGTGCTGCGCGGCGGCCATGTGACCTATGTGGCCGACGAACCCACGGGCGGCACGCACCTTTCTCTGGTGCTGGCCGGCAATTACGACCTGGACTTTGAGACGGCCGAGGCCCTGAAAAAAGACCCGGCCCGCCAGAAGGAAATCCTGCCCGTGGTGCGGCCCGTCATTGAAAAGATGGGAGCCATCATCCAGCGCCATGTGGCCGGGCGCGGCGTGCAGACCCTCTACCTTGTAGGCGGCACCTGCTGCCTGCCGGGCATGGAAACGATCATCGCCCGGTACACGGGCCTTGCGGTCCGCAAACCCGCCAACCCCTTTCTGGCGACGCCCCTGGGCATCGCCCTGGGCTGCGGCGCGTAAGCCCCGCTGTATGCACAACAAGGATTCTGAACCATGAACGCTGCAACCCAGGACATCATCGCCGCCGTGGTCCGCCAGGTGCTGACCAGCCTGGGCCGCGACGCGGCTGCTCCGGAAGCCGGTCCGCTGGTGGCGCTGCTGCCCCCGGAGGACGACCGCCTTGCCGCGACCGTGCGCGCGCGGATTCCCAAGGTGCGGCTGCGGCGCGATCCCGCAGGGCACGGGCCCAGGCCGGAGTTCTACGTCATCCCAGAGCTGCGCTGCACGGAGATGGCCGACCTGGCCCAGGGGCGGGCTTCCTGTCTGGCCCTGGGCCGGGTGCTGGATCTGCTTCTGGCTGGAGAAACGGTGCGCACTCTGGGCTTTGCCTACCGCACGCACGAGGCCACGGCTCCGGAAGCCCTGTGGCGTCTGTACCAGGGCTATGAGGCCACCCTCGCATCCTACGGCCTTACGGAGCTGCCGCCGCCGGCTCCGGAAGCCCTGCGGCTGCGCCGGGAGCTGATCTCCGCCGCTCATGTGGCCGAGGCCGTCCGGCAGGGCGCGCGCGTTCTGCGCGTTCCCCGCCGGGCCGTTGTCACGCCGCTGGCCCGCGAGGCCGCCGCGGAACAACGCCTGACCATTCTGCAAAATCTGTAGGTGTCGCCATGCTGGTAGGCATTGTCGTCGGAAACGTCTGGGCCACGCGCAAAGAAGACGCCCTCAATGGGCTGAAGCTCATGGTGGTGCAGCGGCTGGACCTCGCCCACAACAAACTGGCCGAAAGTTTTGTGGCCGTGGACTGTGTGGGCGCGGGCATCGGCGAAAAGGTGCTCATCACCACGGGCAGCTCCGCCCGCAAGGCCCTGTCCAGCGAGGAAGCGCCCGTGGACGCCGCCATCGTCGGCATCCTGGACCAGGAAGAAATGATGGGCGGCAAGGCCCCGCGCAAGGAGTAGCCCGTGGATACCCTGGGCATAGTGGACAGCCGCAGCATCGCCGCCGGAACCCTGCTGGCCGATGCCATGC
This Desulfovibrio legallii DNA region includes the following protein-coding sequences:
- a CDS encoding phosphate propanoyltransferase, whose translation is MTAQTCTDLQIKDLLERLVRGVLAEARATAPLGAAPDVASMNAGPIPVEISARHVHLSTADAINLFGEALRPHKPLSQPGQFLSTQRVRLIGPKGVMDNVAVLGPARDVSQVEISKTDARALGIDPPVRQSGDTAGTPGVILASATGIVGLESGVIVASRHIHMHTDDARRFGLKDKDMVDVRLDTERPVILENVLVRVSPDFKLAMHIDADEGNSAGWKPGATGVIIARHRS
- the eutJ gene encoding ethanolamine utilization protein EutJ; the protein is MDFAAADKLIAALEATRAKPRKVSPTEPLAVGVDLGTAYIVLAVTDSRHRPVACAVQSAQVVRDGLVVDYTGGLRIVRALTEQLEDSLGRKLEKAAIAVPPGTSERDCATHRHVVEGAGYEVTALLDEPTAANNVLGVRDGAIVDIGGGTTGIAVLRGGHVTYVADEPTGGTHLSLVLAGNYDLDFETAEALKKDPARQKEILPVVRPVIEKMGAIIQRHVAGRGVQTLYLVGGTCCLPGMETIIARYTGLAVRKPANPFLATPLGIALGCGA
- a CDS encoding EutN/CcmL family microcompartment protein, which encodes MLVGIVVGNVWATRKEDALNGLKLMVVQRLDLAHNKLAESFVAVDCVGAGIGEKVLITTGSSARKALSSEEAPVDAAIVGILDQEEMMGGKAPRKE